TCTTCCGACAGACTGCGAAACTACAATCGCGCAGCTTCCGGAAGCCTTAACCATTTTTCCTCCGTCAAACGGATTGATTTCAATATTAAATATTGCCGTGCCTTCAGGAACTCTTGAAAGCTGAACAATGTTTCCTGGCTTTATTGCGGCTGTAGCGCCATATTCAATAATATCTCCTGTCTTCATTCCTTCAGGAATAAAAAGATAATCGATTGTCTTTTTTTCGTCATCGAAAACGATTTTTCCAAGCGGCGCGTTTCTTCCGGGATCATGGCAGATATCAATAATTTTGCCGCTGATTTTTGTGCCTTCAGTAAATGCAAAAGACGGATAATTCATGTCTGCAAGCCAGTGGAAGCTGTGTGCTCTGTATGTATGAGATCCATGCCCTCTTGCCTGTGAAATGTTTCGCTTACCCATAAATATCACAATTTATTTAATTTTTATATACCTGCCATCTTGTCCTATAATTCCTGTTTTCGTTATACTTTCAGGATATAATAACGCCATTGCAATCGCCGCATTTTTTTCATCTTCTGTTAATGGTTTAGACAATCCGGAAATTTCAACAAGATATTGCGGACCTGTGCAAACCCCTCCGCAAGTATCTTTTTTTATGCAGTTGCATCCATCAGTATATGTTGTAATGTTTCGTTCACCCATGATAAATCACTTCATTTGATTGGTGTGTGTTTCATACCCCGCCGCGCCAAGTTTCTTGAGGGTACAGTCATTAGTACATTTTCTGCAGCAGGTTATTTCCGGTGTGGCGTCAATTTCGTTTATTCCGTTTATACCACTAACATAATCATGAATATGTGTCTAAACGCCACCAACAACTATGTGCTTTTCTTCCTTTCCAACATAATTTCCGCCGCAACCGCCACCGAAAACCATATCATCTACCTCTTACATCATTCCCAATTTCGTCGCAATGTCAACCGCCTTGAATTCTGGCTTGAGACGGATATACGCCTTTTTTTCGCCGCGCATTGTTGATGTGGTATTGACATCCGCGACCTTTACTCCGAAAACCGCCTCAACTGCTTCTTTTATCTGTGCTTTTGACGAGCGGTCTTTGACTATGAATACGAGCTTGTTCTGCGATTCTATCATTCGTGTTGATTTTTCAGTGAGGTAAGGATACTTTAAAATATTCCATGCATCAGCTGCAGCTTTTGGGTCTGCTGTTATTGCTTCTTTTTTTACAGATTTCGGCGCGGCTTTGACAGCTTTTGATTCAGCTGCCTTATGTTCTGATGCTTCTTTTGGCGCTTTTACGCCTGTTTTTGATGTTTTTTCAGCAACCATAAGATCATCTACATGTATAATTTATCACTTTCAAGTTTTTTTATCGCATCAACTGTCCAAATAGCAAGCCTTCCTGCCTGACCACCGGGAGCAAGCACATTGACATTGAGCTTATTCAGCGTAACAACATCAATTCCTGCAATATTTTTTGCCGATTTTGATATTTCGCAAGCTTCTGCAACAATTATGACCGGTCCTTTTCTTGTCCTGTATTTTCTGCCTCTTGTTTTTCCGATACCCGCACGAACTTTCTTTTTTGATGCTCGCGACAGTTCAGCTTCAAGGCCAATTGCCTTAAGTGCTGCCTCGACATCCTTTGCTTTTTTGAGCTTTGCAAAACCGTTTTCCATTACAATCGGAAGCTTTTCCTCAAAAATATGATTTCTTTTTGAAACGAATTCACTATTTGCTGTTGCTGCTATTGCAGACCGTATTGCTAACTTTCGTTCCTTATCGTTGATTTTTTGAGCCCAAATCTTGTTTGGATTCGGCGAATGGGCAGCACGTCCTTTTCTTGCGCTTGGAATCAGTCTGACCGTTCCTGTCATATGGCCCGAACCCACTCGTATTCTCGCGATTCTTGACATACCTTTATTTGCCCATGAACCGTAGCTTGCGCGCCGTCCCATGTATTTTGCAGATGTCCTGACTCCCGCATCATGATCTGTTCCATAAGCCTGCCGGTTATTGCTTTCATACGCATGATATGCTCTTCTTATTACATCCTCCCGGACGCCCTCGGAAAACTGAACTGGAAGATCTAATTCTCCAGATTTTTTCCCATCAATTGATAAAACATGAGCTTTCATTTTTAATCATTCCTCGTTTACTTGGATTAAAAAGCTTGAAAGCGCAAACGCGCTTTCATGATAAATTAATCCCTAACTTTGTGACTTCAACATTTCCGAAAATTCCGGGCACCGGCCTTATTGCGCTGCGCAATCTTATTAGCCTTTTTGCAGGGCCTTGGATTGAGCCTTTAACTATGATGTAATTTGTATTAATTTTGCCGTAATTTTTCCATCCGCCTTTTTTTGCAATTTCTTTTGCATTTGTGCCGACTTTAAGGACACGTTTATTGTATTCTGTTCTTTTATGAAATCCCA
This is a stretch of genomic DNA from Nanoarchaeota archaeon. It encodes these proteins:
- a CDS encoding 50S ribosomal protein L2 encodes the protein MGKRNISQARGHGSHTYRAHSFHWLADMNYPSFAFTEGTKISGKIIDICHDPGRNAPLGKIVFDDEKKTIDYLFIPEGMKTGDIIEYGATAAIKPGNIVQLSRVPEGTAIFNIEINPFDGGKMVKASGSCAIVVSQSVGRTIIKLPSKKVKELSPRCRVTIGVLAGGERKNKPIVKAGNKYYATKARGKLYPRTSARAMNAVDHKFGGSHLGVPKTSSRHSPPGRKVGSIAASRTGRKKR
- a CDS encoding 50S ribosomal protein L23; translated protein: MVAEKTSKTGVKAPKEASEHKAAESKAVKAAPKSVKKEAITADPKAAADAWNILKYPYLTEKSTRMIESQNKLVFIVKDRSSKAQIKEAVEAVFGVKVADVNTTSTMRGEKKAYIRLKPEFKAVDIATKLGMM
- the rpl4p gene encoding 50S ribosomal protein L4, whose product is MKAHVLSIDGKKSGELDLPVQFSEGVREDVIRRAYHAYESNNRQAYGTDHDAGVRTSAKYMGRRASYGSWANKGMSRIARIRVGSGHMTGTVRLIPSARKGRAAHSPNPNKIWAQKINDKERKLAIRSAIAATANSEFVSKRNHIFEEKLPIVMENGFAKLKKAKDVEAALKAIGLEAELSRASKKKVRAGIGKTRGRKYRTRKGPVIIVAEACEISKSAKNIAGIDVVTLNKLNVNVLAPGGQAGRLAIWTVDAIKKLESDKLYM